TGATAAGTGAAGATTTCTACTACAAGTAGTGTAGAGAacttttacttttttttttttttttgtttttatcaTCTATATATGGATATTATAcaatgtatatatatatgcgTTTTATGCAAATGTGtgtaattattatttttctttttctttttttattattattttggaGATCGATCAAGGATTGTCTAACCAATATTGTCTTCTTCGTAAGTGTCCTCTATAAAATGCTTCTTCCCAAGTAGGATTCCATGGTGGTAATGCGCCGGAAGAGGCCTCTCTTAATGTTTCATaatattgttcaaaatCGGGGTGAATCGTTGGATCATTTCTGATTGTTGACGGGACATTACCTTTGCCTGCGAAAACTCGAGCAACAAGTATTGCTTGCCATTGGAAAAGTTTAAATGTCAACCCTGGGGTATTATGACCAACAAATGCAAGTGAAGGGTCATTTGCGtcaaatattaattctTTGAGTTGGGGAAATTTTGGTAAAAATGGATAATGATACAAAAACCCTGTACCTAAAATAATAGCATCAGCAAATGTTGATGTTCCATCGTGGAAATAAATTGTATgatcttcaattttaacTATTTGTCCTCGTTTTTCAATACCATCATGATCAAATGCTTCAGTACCAAAATAAACATGAGGTTCAGTTGTTGGTTTTTGTGACGTGATAGCCCGTTTGGCCACGGGGAGAATGTCTCGGATCGAATCCATGGCGGAAACCGATGCTCCAACAACGACAACTTGTTTATCTTTGAAATCATCTCGAGATCTAAATTGTTTGGAATGAATCACAATGGTATCGTCAAGTTCAGAGAATTGTTGTAATCCAGGAATTTCTGGGATAAATGGAACATCGAAATGGCCACtggcaacaacaacattatcGAAAAATTCTTCATAAATATAATCTTGGTTTTGTCCAAATTTTCGAAGTACTAATCGCCAttgttcattttttttctcaatCAATTCTACTGAAGTGTCAAATGTGACATAATTCAAATCTGCAAGATCATGCAAGTACTGACTTATTTCTGTGAAATGTCTAAATGGCGAATTTTTACCATGCTTGGAAATAGTCTCTTTAGGGAAAGGTTTATCAAACTCCATGGCTATATCTTCAACGTTAGTTTCTAAATAGGGATATGTAGCCGTGTCCATGAATCTTTGCACAGTACTATGAGGCACAGTTGTTGGGATTGTTTCAGGTATAGGATCAATATTCCATTGTTTTTTCGATAATTGTTCGAAATTAATCAGTTCTGGTGGGGTTAAATTCCAACAACCACCTAATTTATTCTTTCGTTCAAATAATGTGATTGAAGTGAATCCTTCATCTAAGAGAGAACGTAATGTTATTATCCCAGATGGCCCACCTCCAACTATGGCAATTCTTTTCTCCACCATTATTGGTTTGTCTTTTCAGTATAAAACTGTTTATTTGAAGGTAGTAACAACAAGTTACTATAACTAAACAGTCAAGAAATGAAgaaaacaaccaaaaaaaaaaaaaaagaaaaagaaaaagaaggcATTGGTTGAATGGAATATAAATTTTCAGTTGTAGTCGGGATCATTAGTCGAGTTGACGGTATTctagaaaaaataaaaggcTACTGTGGCTTCATTACACAAATTGCTGTCCGCACTGATCCTATTGGTGATATAAGAGGTTATAGTAAATCAACCCAATACATTCATGTACACAACGTTCGATGGAAGTCCATTCAAGAATGTCATAGATAGATAAGATGCATTCACCAATGGTAAGTTGGTTGCTCGGAAAAGTGGAATTTCCAACTTAAAAGTTTATCTCACTCTTAggatttatttaatatgCCTTTGTTTCGTTGTCACATGCCAATTGTCAATTTGCTAAATAAATCGATGCAATCCAACATAAAGCTTGCTTTGAAAAGACTCACTGCCTATGAACTAGGAATGTGTTCTGGATATGAATTGTCCGGTTCCTATAACACGTTGGGTTTcgaataatgaaattgatacaaaaaaaacatgcGACATAAGACATTCTTATGTATCTATCTCTTCGTCCTAGTTTCATCAAACTCTTTGGTAGCGTACCCTATACCATAAGGACTAATTTTAGGTAACCTCGAAGTTAACAACTTCTCCAACCTGACCCCCACCAAAGAAGATTATTTATTACATTAGTCATTGGTAGCGctgttgtttatttttggtaacaactttaattttgtttacGAAGTTAAACAATTATCTATAATACCGAAATCTTATTACCAAGTCCTATAAAATCTAAAAAACTAACATCTTCTTGAATTTGGAATTAGTgtaattaattcaattatacaTTATActaaaatagaataaacTTTGAGgtgaaatttttgatttaacttttttggtcttatttaattgtttaagtaaaaaaaaatatagaaaaacaattttcaatttgaaaatggaGAAATGGTAGACCTCGATTCAGATGAAATTATCGTAAATGAAAAAGtaattgttattgttgtacCGATGCCatataaacaatatatCGTCTTATTGACAACACAGAATACCTTGCTTCAATAGTATAATTGTTAAGTAGATAGTAAGTTAATCTTACAATCAGATTTCAGTATGGGAGTATCTTCATGATCATGCACGTTTTTTATAAGTTTGAGGGGGGTCCTTCTCGGATTGCACTTACAAACTTTCTACATGAGATTATcttataatttaaaattaaataatatctTACACACACGCGTAAATGGGGGAGAGGgttagtagtagtaagCACCGCCTTGCATGTGTAATTCAGTTGTGACATTGTACGTGTTTCTTGATTAGACTTTTTGAGAATTCTTGGCCCCCTAACAGAAAAGAACCAGAAACATCTACATTCGTAAACCAAATGAAATATTGTCTCCAAAAATCAGAACATCCTATAGTGGTGAAGTTAATTACAATTAAACATACCGCcttgatcttttttttttagattttttattttctttgaatgAGGGGACTAATATGaacaatcaatcaaccaatcttgtaataatttctCCAATTCCAAATACTATAACACTAAAATATTCAAGGTTTAATAGCATCACTATACCTAGTCATGCATATGTGTTAGGTATTACTACATTGgtaaataaaaaacaaaaactaaaactaaaacaaaaaaaaacacacgGGCATGGTCAAATACTGAGATTTGGTTGCAACTAGCAATATTTTCCAGAACCAAGAACAAATACTCCAAAAAAGAACGAAACCCTTATAACAAtcaatgatgatttgaataatataaaatccaattcatttctttaatttttactcttttttcttttttctttttttcaataaaatattgcCAAATTCTTTAGATTTGTTCAGAAcactatttttttcattccaATTTCCCACAATGAAACTTTTTGCTTATTTTGCAGTTATTACTTTATCGTCGGCCAGTTTAATTGACCTACTCAAAAGAGCCACTACCAATGAATGTTCTATAGACTCTTGCTACAAGGCTTCTCAAACATTATGGAATAAGTGTGGTGATGGTATCTCCAACTTTAAATGTCTTTGTGACTTGCCACAATCCTATTTTCAAGATTTGTATGATTGTTCCAATACGTGTGGTACTTTACAAGAATCTGATATCCATAGCCCATCAGATATAAAACAGCTTTATTGCGATGCTGCctcaaataatttatacaCTTTCTCCATTCCTTCCATCTCCTTGGATATGATTAACTATACTGATTTTGAAACAGATACTGAATCTACAACTGAAATTGACACAAGATCCAAAACAGAAACAGGAACTACAACTTCAGGTAGTGTTGATGTTGCTAAAACTCAGCAAACTGGTGGTGCAAGTAGCACTGCTAACTCCGAAACAAAGTCCGGAAGCGGTACTACCAGCAAAGCAAGCAGTACTTCTGTGAGCGAAGCTAAAACGGCGAGTGGGTCTTCTAGTAGTGGAAAATCAAGTTCAGCCACTAGTGCATCTTCAACTCAACAGACTACTAGTCTTGCTGGTGCAGCATCAGGTACCTTTGTTTCTTTATTGGGTTTATTTGCTgctttattgatttaaaagcATCTAGTTGTAGTGTGACTAGTGTGCGGTACGCAATAGGAAGTTAGTCTCAATGGTTTTAGTTCTTCTTGTATACGGTGTAGTGATGTTATTGAAACGCGTCTTCAGTAATGTTACGTTTAAGACTCTACTAAAggaataaaaattttcaatgtGATTACTATATTGCAACTGTTTACATTATCAGAGTAATAAGTTATACACTCAGCATACAATGAATAGAGCTCTAAAATGAGTGGCCATTTTAACATTTAGATTGTACATCTATTCATTATATGATAGCTGCGTGAAAGTAGTTTAGTGGTAAATACCGTTCACTCATCAATGAAACCAGGAAAATAGCCACCCCAACACTCCTCCCTATGTATAGTTAAGACTGCTGTTGCTATTGGATTTGTTGGGTCCTCCTAacataaaacaaaaacaaccaaCACAAGAAGATGGTATAAACACTCTTTACTGGTACTGAATTATACACAGATCTAAAAATTTATAGCTCAAGGCAATATGATCTACTAAACACTATGTTCACCATTCTTTTGCAGCCTTAATACcatgttgaaaaaaaaaaatggagaTTCCACACTACTATAACCCTCATCAAtacaactttttttttcctggttcttgttgaagaaatcaaatttttttttttttttttttcaactgaTATCCCCAGAATAAAGCACATACAAATACCGCAACGACTATGCCAGATGCAAATGAGGTCAAGCCTAAAAAGGGCTGGTCTAATCCTGCTTTGCGAATGATGGGAATACCAAGAATATCTTTACCTTCGAGAAACTGGATGATTTTTTGGACAGTATTGA
This sequence is a window from Candida dubliniensis CD36 chromosome 7, complete sequence. Protein-coding genes within it:
- a CDS encoding flavin-containing monooxygenase, putative (Similar to S. cerevisiae FMO1); the protein is MVEKRIAIVGGGPSGIITLRSLLDEGFTSITLFERKNKLGGCWNLTPPESINFEQLSKKQWNIDPIPETIPTTVPHSTVQRFMDTATYPYLETNVEDIAMEFDKPFPKETISKHGKNSPFRHFTEISQYLHDLADLNYVTFDTSVELIEKKNEQWRLVLRKFGQNQDYIYEEFFDNVVVASGHFDVPFIPEIPGLQQFSELDDTIVIHSKQFRSRDDFKDKQVVVVGASVSAMDSIRDILPVAKRAITSQKPTTEPHVYFGTEAFDHDGIEKRGQIVKIEDHTIYFHDGTSTFADAIILGTGFLYHYPFLPKFPQLKELIFDANDPSLAFVGHNTPGLTFKLFQWQAILVARVFAGKGNVPSTIRNDPTIHPDFEQYYETLREASSGALPPWNPTWEEAFYRGHLRRRQYWLDNP